GAATGGCGGTCCTCCGAGTAGCTGCGGGAGCTAAAAATAGCGAAGATCGTGCGAGAATAGTCGCTGCAATAGCAAATGATCCGATCATGAAACCCACAGGTGTGCGAAAAGTTTATATTCCGCTAGAAGCGAATTTGATCCGAACAGATTCTGGGGAAATGATGAAGACTATTCTCAGTAAACCTTCTATCATATATAATGGAGTAGGGGACGTTAGTTGTCCTAGTATGCTTCCTTCTCTTTCCACTGCTTTAGATGAATCAATTTCTGAAATACAAAGGAGGCTTTCTCCTAAAGCGGAGTCGGAAGATATTTCTATTTTTACCGAAGATGAAAATCCAGAAGTAGAAGCTCTTCTTCTGGAAGGATACGAAGAGATTACCGGAGAAAATCCGAACTTCCAAAGAGCTAAGAGCGCCTGGGAGAAAGCAGACTTAAAAGCAAAGGGAAAATCTTGGGCAGCAAAAGCGAATTTAGCTACGTATTATTTTTCAGAAGGTGACTACCAAAAGGCAGTTCAATTTTACGATGAGGCAATCCGTTTAGGAAGTCCGGAAGATGATTATCTCAAAGAGCTAAAAGAGTTAATGACGACTCATCCGATTGAAGAAGAGGCAAAAGAAGAATAAAGCAAAGGAGAGATTTTACCCTCTCCCTTTTTCTCCTCTTCTTAAAAAAGCCGGAATATCATAATCTTCTTTCATATTTCCGGAAGGGTTTTTGGACTTGAGAGTTCTATAATTTTCAGGGTCATTACTAATTCTCTCCGGTTCCGTTTTGAAACTTGGACGAGGTTCTTCCATTTCAGGAAGTCCTACCACTTTTCTTTGGGGTTGGGATTGTAATTTAGGAACAGATCCGATACCTGCAGCTCTTTTGTTAAATCCAGTTGCGATTACAGTGATACGTATTCTTTTTTCAAGATCTGCATCTTCGGTTAAACCAATGATGATATTTGCATTGGGATCTACTTGAGAAGTGATGATCTGAGATACTTCGTTCCAGTCTGAAATAGTAAGATCAGTTCCGCCTGTGACGTTGATCAAAAGGGAAGTGGCTCCTGCAATAGAACGAGAATCTAATAAAGCGTTATCAATGGCAAAGTTCACAGCTTCGGAGACTTTATTTTCTCCGTAACCTTCTCCCACTCCCATGACTGCATCACCGGTATCTCTCATGATCGCTTTTACATCTGCAAAGTCTACATTGATGATTCCAGGATTATTAACGATATCGCTGATCCCTCTCACTGCGTTCAAAAGAATATCATCTATCACTCTGAATGCTTGGTCGATCGGAGTATCTCTTTCTACTACTTGGAAGATGGACTCATTATTCACTAAAATTAAAGTATCAACATAAGAACGAAGTTGTTCCACACCTCTTTTGGCGAGTTCCATCCTTCTTTTTCCTTCGAAAGAGAATGGAATGGTGACCACGCCGACTACTAGGCATTTCTGTTCTTTGGCAATTTTAGCGACAATAGGTGCAGCACCAGTTCCGGTTCCGCCTCCCATCCCAGCAGTTACAAAAACCATGTCTGCACCTTGGATGACGGATACGATTTTCTCTCTGTCTTCTTCTGCAGCTCTTGCGCCTAGTTCGGGATCTCCACCGGCACCCATTCCTCTTGTGGTTTTTGAACCTAATGCGATCTTACTTTCTATCTCGGAACGTTTTAATACCTGTTCGTCGGTATTCATGATAACGTATTCCACTCCTCTTAGGCTGGAATTCGCCATTCTTGCGACTGCGTTCATTCCGCCGCCGCCAATTCCTAGAACTTTAATAATAGCAGGGTTTGATTTTTCTTCTTCTTCGAAACGTAACATGATCACTCCCTTAGAGGTTTTCCTCTATCCATCTCCGAATTTTTTTGCCCCAGGTTTCGCTTCTATCCTGGGATTTTCTTTCCATGTCCCCTAATCTGGAGGCGTATTTGATAAGTCCGACTGCAGTAGCAAATTCAGGAGAAGAAACCCTTTCCGAAAGTCCGGAAAGTCCCGCAGGTCTTGCTCGAGTTACCGTTAGACGAAATACATCTTCTGCCAAACTTTCTATTCCTTCGAGAAGGCTTCCTCCGCCTGTAAGGATGACTCCACCCGCGAGAAAGGATTTTTTTCCGGACTTGGTGAGTTCCGCATCCACCATCTCGAAAATTTCTCTCATACGAGGTTCGATTACATGGACTAATTCTTCTCGTAGAACAGCTCTAGCAGGTCTTCCGCTGATTGGTGGGATCTCTACAGTTTCAGTAGGATCTATTTCTTCTAAAGAACAATGGCCGAATCTTTTTTTCACAAGTTCTGCGGTTTCGATCGTTGTTTTTAGACCGATAGAAAGATCAGAAGTAACATTATATCCACCGAACGGGATGACGGAAGAATAAGCGATCCCTCCATCCACATAAACGATCAGATCGCAGATTCCCGCGCCTATATCTAATACGGCGGTGCCAAGATCTTTTTCTCCGGAAGTTAAAACCGCATCGGAAGAGGCTAAGCTAGAAAGAACTCTTGTCTCTTCCGCCAAACCAGCTGCTTCAATACATTTTTCTAAATTATGAAGTGCTGTTAGACCTGCTGTGACTATATGCACTTCTGCTTCTAAACGAACTCCTGTCATTCCGATCGGGTCCTTGATAGAAGTTTGGTCGTCTACAGAGAATTCTTTAGAAAGTACATGCAAAATTTCTTGGTCGGCAGGGACTCGAACTGCTTGTGCAGCTTCTATCACTCGAACTATATCAGGCTCTGTTACAACTCTGTCTCTGTTTGTGATTGCAACAACTCCTTTGGAGTTATCTGCACGAACCGATTTACCTGTTACATTCACGACAACATAGCCGATCTCTTGGCCACACATGAGTTCCGCTTCGCTCACTGCTTCTATAATGGAACGAGTGGTTGCTTCTATATTTATAATGGATCCGTTTTTGATCCCGGAAGAAGGGAACATTCCAGTTCCTATAATTTCAGTTTCATATTCGGAGATAGGACGTCCTACCACCACTTTTGTAAGTGCTGATCCTAGATCCAGAGAGACTATGATTCTTTCGGAAGATTCCATATTCTTAATGGTAGACCGCGTCTTCTCCTCGTATATCCACGAGTTTAGGGCGGACTTTTTCTTTTTCAAGATATGCTAATACAGCATATAATTTTCTGACCTGTTCCGTTTGGAATAAGGTCCCGACTTGCACGCGGACAGAAAGAGGAGTGTCCGTATAAACAAAAATTTCCCCATCCTCATGTAAGGAGACTTCTGAGATGCGAGTTTTTAATGCCGGATAAGAACGAAATGCATTCTCGACGGAAGTATGAAGATCTTTGAATGCGGCACCGACTACTTCTCCTTTTTCTCTTGGAAATGTTCCCGAAAGTACTGTGAGTCCTTGGCTTCTAACATCGTCCATGGAAAGTATCTTAAGTTCCGGATCTATTTCGAAAAGATGACCATCTGAGTTCACGAGATAGCTCGGCTTTCTTTCGGTGATCTCTACCAGCAATTGGTCGTCCGTTTTTTTTTCCAAGTGAGCGGATTTGATTCTGGGATGTGAGGTAAGTCGGTGTTCCATTTGGCCGAGGTCGTAATTTTCGAAAGAGGTTCCCGGTTGGATACCCATGATCTGAACTATTTCTTCCGTTCTAAGAGTTTCGTGTCCTGTCAGTATGAGTTTATTCAACTCCTGGGGAAGGGTCCCCTTCCTAAATCCCCAGCCTAGAGTGCTCGCCAATAGAAAGAGGAAGGCCAGAAGCCACCAACTCGTTCTTTTTTGAACGGATTCTTTCAAAAAGTCAATTATATTATGTCTCATAGGCGTTTTGAGAGGGTTTTTTCTTCCTTTCCCTTAGAATTATCGGGAAATTCTCCAAAATTTCGCCCATCTATTTTTGATTTAGCGGGATTTAGTTGATACGAATCCAAAGCCGAAGTTTCTAATAGAAGAAAGTATGAAATTCCCGATCCCTTCTCCCATTCATCTAGGTTTCGTTTTCTTTTGTGCTTTTTTCGTACTCTTATATCAATCAGTGATTGAACGAGCTGGTTCAGAAGAAGATTATCCTTATACTTTAAAAATTTATTATCCTAAGTCGCAAGGGATTCGCCCTGGAACTCCGGTCAGCATTTTAGGATTGGAGAGAGGGATCGTTCGAGATGTAGATGTTGTCGGGATAGAAGAAGTTCCTGACAAAAGATTTTTGGATAAGAACAGGACCAAGGCAGTTGAGATCACTATCCGTCTCGCAGAACCGATTACATTATATTCTAACTACGATATCAGTTTTAGGACAGCTACTGTACTTTCTGGAAGGACCATAGATATCAATCCAGGAAACGCGGAAGAAGATTCCAAGCAGGCATTCTTCAGACCGACATATAAGGAAGAAGATGATTTTCGTCCCGACTTTGCTCCTTCTGCCAAATACTATGATGACTTTTTTGCGGCATCCACAGGTGTGATCCGAGAGAACAAAGAAGATATTAATATGATGTTTGGGAACTTAGAAGAGATCTCTTACAAACTCAAGAGTAGTAACGGTTCTATTCCAAGGTTTATCAATGATCCGGATACCTATGATAATCTGGCTGAGACATTAACCGATATGAGAATTTTAGGGGACGATGCCAGAAGGTACGTAGAAGGATATCGCAAGATGGAGAGAAGTGCTCCTATTCCGTTCTCGATCAATCTTTATAGAAGAACTACTCTTATCGGAGATATTTCCAGCGATTTCTATTTGGATCGATTGAAACCTCCTTGAAAAGGCGGGGACAAACTAAGCTATTCTGCCGATCTTAGTATCTATGAAAGTCGCAGTGATCCATGATTGGCTGAATGGAATGAGAGGAGGAGAGATTGTTCTCGATTCTATCCTTAAAGTTTTCCCGGATGCAGATCTATTTACCCTTTTTTACGAAA
This window of the Leptospira andrefontaineae genome carries:
- a CDS encoding lipoprotein LipL41, translating into MRLTLVFLFCLLATFITCQSVTIEYPMYPPTKEGRDLKQFLNGVKTIAFVLEPMNSEIWNYESNRSFVLMVPGKIYENLSQDSFFKILDLKDRVDVIEEKDLTLEGIQKNRKKIEKILDADVVLYVSVKQPESQCYVETKMDYIALGMAVLRVAAGAKNSEDRARIVAAIANDPIMKPTGVRKVYIPLEANLIRTDSGEMMKTILSKPSIIYNGVGDVSCPSMLPSLSTALDESISEIQRRLSPKAESEDISIFTEDENPEVEALLLEGYEEITGENPNFQRAKSAWEKADLKAKGKSWAAKANLATYYFSEGDYQKAVQFYDEAIRLGSPEDDYLKELKELMTTHPIEEEAKEE
- the ftsZ gene encoding cell division protein FtsZ, translating into MLRFEEEEKSNPAIIKVLGIGGGGMNAVARMANSSLRGVEYVIMNTDEQVLKRSEIESKIALGSKTTRGMGAGGDPELGARAAEEDREKIVSVIQGADMVFVTAGMGGGTGTGAAPIVAKIAKEQKCLVVGVVTIPFSFEGKRRMELAKRGVEQLRSYVDTLILVNNESIFQVVERDTPIDQAFRVIDDILLNAVRGISDIVNNPGIINVDFADVKAIMRDTGDAVMGVGEGYGENKVSEAVNFAIDNALLDSRSIAGATSLLINVTGGTDLTISDWNEVSQIITSQVDPNANIIIGLTEDADLEKRIRITVIATGFNKRAAGIGSVPKLQSQPQRKVVGLPEMEEPRPSFKTEPERISNDPENYRTLKSKNPSGNMKEDYDIPAFLRRGEKGRG
- the ftsA gene encoding cell division protein FtsA; translation: MESSERIIVSLDLGSALTKVVVGRPISEYETEIIGTGMFPSSGIKNGSIINIEATTRSIIEAVSEAELMCGQEIGYVVVNVTGKSVRADNSKGVVAITNRDRVVTEPDIVRVIEAAQAVRVPADQEILHVLSKEFSVDDQTSIKDPIGMTGVRLEAEVHIVTAGLTALHNLEKCIEAAGLAEETRVLSSLASSDAVLTSGEKDLGTAVLDIGAGICDLIVYVDGGIAYSSVIPFGGYNVTSDLSIGLKTTIETAELVKKRFGHCSLEEIDPTETVEIPPISGRPARAVLREELVHVIEPRMREIFEMVDAELTKSGKKSFLAGGVILTGGGSLLEGIESLAEDVFRLTVTRARPAGLSGLSERVSSPEFATAVGLIKYASRLGDMERKSQDRSETWGKKIRRWIEENL
- a CDS encoding cell division protein FtsQ/DivIB; protein product: MRHNIIDFLKESVQKRTSWWLLAFLFLLASTLGWGFRKGTLPQELNKLILTGHETLRTEEIVQIMGIQPGTSFENYDLGQMEHRLTSHPRIKSAHLEKKTDDQLLVEITERKPSYLVNSDGHLFEIDPELKILSMDDVRSQGLTVLSGTFPREKGEVVGAAFKDLHTSVENAFRSYPALKTRISEVSLHEDGEIFVYTDTPLSVRVQVGTLFQTEQVRKLYAVLAYLEKEKVRPKLVDIRGEDAVYH
- a CDS encoding MlaD family protein — its product is MKFPIPSPIHLGFVFFCAFFVLLYQSVIERAGSEEDYPYTLKIYYPKSQGIRPGTPVSILGLERGIVRDVDVVGIEEVPDKRFLDKNRTKAVEITIRLAEPITLYSNYDISFRTATVLSGRTIDINPGNAEEDSKQAFFRPTYKEEDDFRPDFAPSAKYYDDFFAASTGVIRENKEDINMMFGNLEEISYKLKSSNGSIPRFINDPDTYDNLAETLTDMRILGDDARRYVEGYRKMERSAPIPFSINLYRRTTLIGDISSDFYLDRLKPP